One region of Lampris incognitus isolate fLamInc1 chromosome 4, fLamInc1.hap2, whole genome shotgun sequence genomic DNA includes:
- the LOC130111198 gene encoding trans-1,2-dihydrobenzene-1,2-diol dehydrogenase-like, giving the protein MATRWGICGAGKISHDFSVAMKTLPAGDHQIAAVAARSLQRAQEFAKKHGVSRAYGSYEELAGDPEIDMVYLGVLHTEHWRVGLLFLKAGKNVLCEKPFAMNSRQVTDLIAASKRSNVFLMEAIWSRCFPVHAEVRRLLAEGSVGDVKLVKAYFGSPQLHIPRSVEKELGGGALLDIGVYCLQFVLMVFNGERPQSIQATGVLLDSGVDESMVVVMKFSGKRMAFCAFSIAVPLPNDATISGTNGTIKVLGPMHCPTSLVVKGKETQYALPEPCLPLNFTNSTGLRYEAEEVRQCLLKGLKESPRMPLSDSVLLAEIMDEVRKQVGVVFSQDSQ; this is encoded by the exons ATGGCAACCCGATGGGGAATCTGTGGCGCGGGGAAGATCAGCCACGACTTCAGCGTGGCCATGAAGACTCTGCCTGCCGGCGATCACCAG ATAGCAGCCGTTGCGGCGAGGAGCCTGCAACGAGCACAGGAGTTCGCCAAGAAGCACGGCGTTTCCAGGGCTTACGGCAGCTACGAGGAGCTGGCCGGTGACCCGGAGATTG ACATGGTGTATCTGGGAGTGCTGCATACAGAACATTGGCGCGTGGGCCTGCTCTTCCTGAAGGCGGGGAAGAATGTGCTGTGCGAGAAACCCTTCGCCATGAATTCCAGGCAGGTCACCGACCTCATCGCTGCCTCCAAGAGGAGCAACGTCTTCCTGATGGAG GCTATCTGGTCCCGCTGTTTCCCCGTGCACGCCGAGGTGCGCAGGCTGCTGGCGGAGGGGTCGGTAGGGGATGTGAAATTGGTAAAGGCCTACTTTGGCTCCCCTCAACTCCACATCCCACGCTCCGTGGAGAAGGAGCTGGGCGGTGGCGCTCTGTTGGATATCGGGGTGTACTGCTTGCAGTTTGTGCTGATGGTGTTCAACGGAGAGAGGCCACAGTCCATCCAAGCCACCGGCGTCCTGCTGGACTCAG GAGTGGATGAGtccatggtggtggtgatgaagtTCTCTGGGAAAAGGATGGCCTTCTGTGCCTTCTCCATTGCTGTTCCACTGCCAAATGATGCCACCATCAGTGGCACAAATGGTACCATCAAG GTACTTGGCCCTATGCATTGCCCTACCTCCCTGGTAGTGAAGGGAAAAGAGACACAGTATGCCCTGCCTGAACCCTGCTTGCCTCTGAATTTCACCAACAGCACTGGGCTTCGCTACGAAGCAGAGGAAGTGAGGCAGTGCCTTCTCAAAG GACTTAAAGAGAGCCCACGAATGCCTCTGTCCGACTCTGTTTTGTTGGCGGAGATCATGGACGAAGTCAGAAAACAGGTGGGAGTTGTCTTCAGTCAGGACAGCCAGTGA